A single region of the Thermovirga sp. genome encodes:
- the thrS gene encoding threonine--tRNA ligase, with amino-acid sequence MEAWTLPKYAGPEGLELFSPEALTAGEILSRWKLESGSIAAKSDGEPVDLTAIIENDSSIEPIAFSSQAGLDILRHSTSHLMAQAVQRIFPGTRLGIGPSIQDGFYYDMEVAGTLTEEDLSRIEEEMKKISSEGIAVERLLLPRKEALALFRERDAVYKLELVSEIPDEFISIYRQGEFADLCRGPHVVSTSELRHFKLLSVAGAYWRGDEKNIMLTRIYGTAFDTAEALQDHINRIEEAKRRDHRKLGRELDLFSIQDEGPGFPFFHPKGTVIINRLVEFWRAEHSRRGYSEIRTPLILDRELWVRSGHWDHYRDNMYFTEIDGRPFAVKPMNCPGGILVYKTRIRSYRDFPLRIAELGTVHRHERSGVLHGLMRVRSFTQDDAHLYVTPEQIKEEIIGIMDLVRFIYSDVFGFSYRVELSTRPEKAMGDPLMWEKAEEALQEALEEFGVAYRLNPGDGAFYGPKIDFHLEDCIGRTWQCGTIQLDFQMPEKFDMTYIGPDGNEHRPVMLHRTILGSLERFMGILIEHYAGAFPFWLSPIQVRIVPVKEGHGPYAVEVGSRLKSLGYRVEKDSRDEKLGKKIRDAQLEKIPYMVVIGSREVENMTLSVRDRSEGDMGTMDLSAFEALLQGQFDPVQGRKGIA; translated from the coding sequence ATGGAGGCTTGGACATTGCCAAAATACGCGGGACCAGAAGGATTGGAGCTTTTTTCTCCCGAGGCCTTGACAGCCGGAGAAATATTGTCGCGATGGAAACTTGAGTCGGGTTCGATCGCTGCCAAAAGCGACGGGGAACCGGTCGACCTCACCGCCATCATTGAAAATGATTCCAGTATCGAGCCCATCGCCTTTTCAAGCCAGGCAGGCCTGGATATCCTGAGGCATTCGACGTCGCACCTCATGGCCCAGGCCGTCCAGAGGATATTCCCAGGAACAAGGCTTGGTATCGGCCCTTCGATACAGGATGGCTTTTACTACGATATGGAAGTCGCCGGCACATTGACCGAGGAGGATCTTTCCAGGATCGAGGAAGAGATGAAGAAGATTTCCTCCGAGGGTATCGCCGTGGAAAGGCTCCTCCTGCCCAGGAAGGAGGCCCTGGCCCTCTTCAGGGAAAGGGACGCCGTCTACAAGCTGGAACTGGTCTCGGAGATCCCCGACGAGTTCATATCGATCTACAGGCAGGGAGAATTCGCGGACCTGTGCCGAGGCCCCCACGTGGTTTCCACCTCGGAACTGAGGCACTTCAAACTTCTCTCCGTGGCGGGGGCTTACTGGCGAGGCGACGAAAAGAACATCATGCTGACCAGGATATACGGTACGGCCTTCGACACCGCCGAGGCGCTCCAGGACCACATCAACAGGATCGAGGAGGCCAAACGCCGGGATCACCGGAAGCTTGGCAGGGAACTGGACCTTTTCAGCATCCAGGATGAAGGTCCGGGCTTTCCCTTCTTTCATCCAAAGGGCACCGTGATCATAAACCGGCTCGTGGAATTCTGGCGGGCGGAACACTCCCGGCGAGGCTATTCCGAGATAAGAACACCCCTTATCCTCGACCGGGAGTTGTGGGTCCGATCGGGCCACTGGGACCATTACCGCGATAACATGTACTTCACCGAGATTGACGGTCGCCCCTTCGCCGTGAAGCCTATGAACTGCCCCGGTGGGATCCTGGTCTACAAGACAAGGATAAGGAGTTACCGCGATTTCCCCTTGAGGATTGCCGAGTTGGGCACCGTCCACCGCCACGAGCGTTCCGGCGTCCTGCACGGGTTGATGAGGGTCAGGTCCTTCACACAGGATGATGCCCACCTCTACGTTACGCCGGAACAGATCAAAGAGGAGATCATCGGTATCATGGACCTAGTCAGGTTCATCTACAGCGACGTGTTTGGTTTCTCCTACCGCGTGGAATTGTCCACCAGGCCGGAGAAAGCCATGGGAGATCCTCTCATGTGGGAGAAGGCCGAGGAAGCCCTGCAGGAGGCCCTGGAGGAGTTCGGCGTTGCGTACCGGCTGAACCCGGGTGACGGGGCGTTCTACGGCCCCAAGATCGACTTCCACCTCGAGGACTGTATCGGGAGGACGTGGCAGTGCGGCACGATCCAGCTTGACTTTCAGATGCCCGAGAAGTTTGATATGACCTATATCGGTCCCGACGGGAACGAACACCGTCCCGTGATGCTGCACAGGACGATCCTGGGTAGCCTTGAAAGGTTCATGGGGATCCTCATAGAGCACTACGCGGGTGCCTTTCCCTTCTGGCTCTCGCCGATCCAGGTCAGGATCGTACCGGTGAAGGAGGGGCATGGCCCTTACGCAGTCGAAGTGGGATCAAGGTTAAAGAGCCTCGGCTACAGGGTGGAAAAGGACAGCAGGGACGAGAAGCTGGGCAAGAAAATCCGTGACGCCCAGTTGGAGAAGATACCCTACATGGTAGTCATCGGCTCCAGGGAGGTAGAAAACATGACACTGTCCGTCAGGGACCGAAGCGAGGGGGACATGGGGACCATGGATCTTTCGGCCTTTGAGGCCCTTCTCCAGGGTCAGTTTGACCCGGTCCAGGGACGGAAAGGCATCGCCTGA